The region CGGGCATGTAGATGTCGATGACACCATCCAACAAGCGCAAAGTGCCCAGCGAGTCATACCCGCCAGTGTTGTAGACCACAGGTAGATGCAACCCTTTTCCAGCAGCTATGTCCAGGGCGGCAATTATCTGAGGGACCACATGACTGGGAGAAACCAGGTTGACGTTCTCGCATCCGAGAACCTGTAGCTCCAGCATGATGGCCGCCAGCTCGGCGGAAGACTTCTCCCAGATTCGAGCTCGCACGGCGTGACCGACGTTTGGCTGGCTAATGTCATGATTCTGACAAAACACACAGGCCAGGTTACACCCGGCAAAGAAGATGGTCCCGGAGCCGCCCCTACCCACCAAGGGCGCCTCCTCCCCATAGTGAGGACCGTAGCTGGCCACCTGCGCGAGCGGTCCCACACCGCAAGCCCCTAGTTCTCCGTTCAGTCTATTCACCCGACAGCGTCGTGGGCAAAGCACGCAGCGTCTAAGACGCTTCCAGGCCCGCTCAGCGCGGCGAGCAAGCTCGCCCGATTCATGCAAGGCCAAGTAAGAGGGCCAGCTCGAGGGTTCGCCTCGAGAAGAACCTTGCTCTTGATTCGGAGAAAACAACATTCAAAACCGCCTTCGCTCTCCTAACATCCCGCAGTCGGCCAAACATCCCGCACGCGAGTAGATGCTCCACAATTCCCGCGCTGGTAAACGCCCCGGCCTGTTTAGGCTTTCTCCTTTACAATATAGCCAAGGTAGCAAGCCGGACGCCGCGGCGAGCTGTCCCAGCAAACAACAGAACCGGCGGGATAAGAACTGAAAGGCAGAGAGCCAGATGAGTAGCGACGCCGCGAGCAAACAGTGGTACTACCTAGCCCCTGTCTCTCCCTCACCCGAGACTCCAGATTCAACTCCAACCCCCTCCACATCGGCGCAACAGGTCGGCCCCCTCACTTGGGAAGAGATCGTTCAGGCGGCTCGGCAAGGAAGTCTTCGCCCCGACAGCCTAGTTTGGGGTCCCTCGCTCGCCACTTGGACACG is a window of Thermoleophilia bacterium DNA encoding:
- a CDS encoding radical SAM protein; this encodes MLFSPNQEQGSSRGEPSSWPSYLALHESGELARRAERAWKRLRRCVLCPRRCRVNRLNGELGACGVGPLAQVASYGPHYGEEAPLVGRGGSGTIFFAGCNLACVFCQNHDISQPNVGHAVRARIWEKSSAELAAIMLELQVLGCENVNLVSPSHVVPQIIAALDIAAGKGLHLPVVYNTGGYDSLGTLRLLDGVIDIYMPDMKYADESVAARLSGVGDYVRRNLAAVREMHRQVGDLRLDERGVARRGLLVRHLVLPEGLAGTAEVMEFIATEISRSTYINVMDQYRPAHKAFLYPEIARPITRQEYKQAVSDALRRGLSRLDPG